A stretch of the Pseudalkalibacillus hwajinpoensis genome encodes the following:
- the proC gene encoding pyrroline-5-carboxylate reductase: MKKHTIAFIGAGSITEAMIEGMIKEKFIHANQIVVMNRSNLDRLKELKDKYNVQTTQNIEQLLKNNKVIILAMKPADAETALKNIQPYINESHLIISVLAGITTSYVEEAIGTCTPIVRAMPNTSAMIGLSATAISPGHFAQKEDLLFAENLFLTIGSVVQVTEDKMNAVTGLSGSGPAYFYYMVECMEKAAIQNGLDPDTARELLLQTMNGAANMLRRTNQSPTLLREKITSSGGTTQAGITSLKEYQFERAILSCITDATNKAEELGKAFEKQK, encoded by the coding sequence ATGAAGAAACACACCATCGCATTCATAGGTGCCGGATCGATCACAGAAGCCATGATCGAAGGTATGATCAAAGAAAAATTTATTCATGCAAATCAAATTGTTGTGATGAACCGCTCAAACTTGGATCGCCTTAAAGAACTTAAAGACAAATACAATGTGCAAACTACACAGAACATAGAGCAGCTATTAAAGAACAATAAAGTAATCATCCTCGCCATGAAGCCTGCTGACGCAGAAACCGCCTTAAAAAATATTCAACCATATATTAATGAGAGCCATCTTATTATCTCTGTACTCGCCGGAATCACAACCTCTTATGTTGAGGAGGCTATTGGAACGTGCACACCTATCGTTCGAGCTATGCCTAACACATCAGCTATGATTGGATTATCCGCAACAGCGATTTCTCCAGGTCATTTCGCTCAGAAAGAGGACCTGTTATTTGCCGAAAACTTATTCCTTACAATCGGAAGTGTTGTACAGGTTACAGAAGATAAAATGAACGCTGTAACAGGGTTATCTGGTAGTGGCCCAGCTTATTTTTACTATATGGTTGAATGCATGGAAAAAGCTGCGATTCAAAATGGCCTAGACCCAGATACAGCACGCGAGCTGCTGCTTCAAACAATGAATGGAGCCGCAAACATGCTCCGTCGCACTAATCAATCTCCAACTTTATTAAGAGAAAAAATTACAAGTTCAGGAGGAACAACACAAGCTGGAATAACTTCTTTAAAGGAATATCAATTCGAAAGAGCAATATTGTCTTGTATTACGGACGCAACTAATAAAGCAGAAGAGCTAGGAAAAGCGTTTGAGAAACAAAAATAA
- a CDS encoding HPr family phosphocarrier protein, with the protein MVYKETVLITGKVTMTFLMDFVKSANEFSSYIIVEVEGRRLNAKSILSMGRLTTHFGPMKIIANGLDSEEALYHLKKRCEVVQKKSV; encoded by the coding sequence ATGGTATATAAAGAAACCGTTTTGATCACAGGTAAAGTGACAATGACCTTTTTAATGGATTTTGTCAAAAGTGCGAACGAGTTTAGTAGTTATATTATTGTTGAAGTTGAAGGAAGACGATTAAATGCTAAAAGTATATTAAGTATGGGACGGTTAACAACTCATTTTGGGCCAATGAAAATTATTGCAAATGGACTCGACAGTGAAGAGGCTTTATATCACTTGAAAAAGAGGTGTGAAGTTGTTCAGAAGAAGAGTGTGTAA
- a CDS encoding MerR family transcriptional regulator produces the protein MSYKDKKVLPIGSVSELTGLSLRKIRYYEERGLILPERSGGGTRKFSFTDVEKLMDIANQIEDGMQTFEIKKLYKKEKQKDKDKIRDEMIRGQLNAAFKMTK, from the coding sequence ATGTCATACAAAGATAAAAAAGTTCTGCCAATCGGTTCAGTTAGTGAACTAACGGGACTATCTTTACGAAAAATCCGCTACTACGAAGAAAGAGGACTAATCTTGCCAGAACGATCTGGTGGCGGAACTCGAAAATTTTCATTTACGGATGTAGAGAAATTAATGGATATCGCCAATCAAATTGAAGATGGTATGCAAACATTTGAAATCAAAAAGCTATATAAGAAAGAAAAGCAGAAAGACAAAGATAAAATCAGAGATGAAATGATTCGTGGTCAACTAAATGCCGCTTTCAAAATGACGAAATAA
- a CDS encoding DUF302 domain-containing protein: protein MSFHYTVETSKTVEQAVSDLSTELQTEKFGVLWDFDLSAKLQEKGMDFHTPYRVLEVCNPKEAERVLNEDKLVGYFLPCKIVVYEEDGQTKIGMPKPTTLLNLTGDDNLSDIGSDIEKRLVSCIDKSK, encoded by the coding sequence ATGAGTTTTCATTACACAGTTGAAACATCCAAAACAGTCGAACAGGCAGTCTCTGATTTAAGTACGGAACTTCAGACAGAAAAATTCGGTGTATTATGGGATTTCGATCTATCTGCTAAGTTACAAGAAAAAGGAATGGACTTTCATACACCTTATCGTGTTCTAGAAGTTTGCAATCCTAAAGAGGCTGAACGCGTTCTAAATGAAGACAAATTAGTTGGGTACTTTCTCCCATGTAAAATTGTTGTATATGAAGAAGATGGTCAAACTAAAATAGGGATGCCCAAGCCAACAACATTATTAAATTTAACGGGTGATGACAACTTAAGCGATATTGGCTCTGACATTGAAAAGCGCCTTGTTTCATGTATTGATAAAAGCAAATAG
- a CDS encoding MGMT family protein, with the protein MEPFTEKVVSIISKIPSGKVMTYGQIAKCAGSRRGARQVVRILHSMSQKYKLPWHRVINAKGEIGIKTEEGSIDQKMLLEGEGIVFLTNSKVDLTVYRYEPALRDNG; encoded by the coding sequence TTGGAGCCATTTACTGAGAAAGTCGTTTCGATTATTAGTAAAATCCCATCTGGTAAAGTGATGACATATGGACAAATCGCAAAGTGTGCGGGAAGTCGAAGAGGAGCAAGACAAGTGGTTAGAATTCTCCATTCAATGAGTCAGAAGTATAAACTCCCATGGCATCGTGTGATCAACGCAAAAGGGGAAATTGGTATCAAAACGGAAGAAGGCTCTATTGATCAGAAAATGTTGCTCGAAGGAGAAGGGATTGTCTTTCTAACTAATTCAAAAGTTGATTTAACTGTCTATCGCTATGAGCCAGCTCTGCGAGACAATGGTTAA
- a CDS encoding BCCT family transporter yields the protein MDKRIIDWPTFLGALSLLLLVTVPLTLFPESGKEFVDKANEFVTTQFGVLYLIVGLGIFFFLIYVAFSDNGRVRLGEEGERPEFNNFSWAGMLFCAGIGSSILYWGTIEWAYYYQGPPFGLEPGTEEAILWASTYGIFHWGPIAWAIYTLPALPMAYFYYVRKKPVLKISEATRPLIGNLVDGPLGTIIDVLFMFGLLGGAGTTLALGTPMIAEGIDALTGIGVTMGLKTMILILVTAIFAISAYSGLKKGIKVLSDINLVLSIFLLLFVLIVGPTRFLVETATNSVGLLLDNFFHMSTWTEPFNALGPYDKTGFPESWTVFYWAWWLVYAPFVGLFVAKISRGRSIKQMILGTISYGTLGSLLFFGILGNYGLHMQLTGEFDVINVLNDQGAPRAIIETIAQLPLSWFMILVFVVLAIIFLATTFDSSSYILASVVQKEVKDEPLRWNRLFWAFALCLMPLVLMFVGGLGTLQTASIVGGFPLLFIMIMLGWSFMRASTADIKASEHYEPKTFSLNYKKILQTIRRKKNKPQKGPIDAHFEDDKKDD from the coding sequence ATGGATAAGCGAATAATTGATTGGCCTACCTTTCTAGGTGCTTTAAGTTTATTACTGCTCGTTACCGTCCCACTTACTCTTTTTCCCGAGAGTGGAAAGGAATTCGTCGATAAAGCAAATGAGTTTGTTACAACCCAATTTGGTGTCCTTTATTTAATTGTCGGTCTCGGTATTTTTTTCTTTTTGATCTATGTCGCGTTCAGTGATAATGGACGCGTGCGATTAGGTGAAGAAGGAGAACGTCCTGAATTCAATAATTTTTCTTGGGCAGGAATGCTATTCTGTGCAGGAATAGGATCAAGTATTTTATATTGGGGAACGATCGAATGGGCCTATTATTATCAAGGACCACCGTTTGGATTGGAGCCTGGAACAGAAGAAGCTATCCTATGGGCAAGTACATACGGAATCTTCCACTGGGGACCAATCGCATGGGCGATCTACACCCTTCCCGCTCTTCCTATGGCTTATTTCTACTATGTTCGTAAAAAACCCGTTCTCAAAATAAGTGAAGCGACAAGACCCTTAATCGGAAACCTTGTTGATGGACCTTTAGGGACTATTATTGATGTTCTATTCATGTTTGGACTCCTTGGGGGAGCAGGTACCACGCTTGCCCTTGGAACTCCTATGATCGCTGAAGGAATCGATGCTCTGACAGGTATTGGAGTAACAATGGGCTTAAAGACGATGATTCTTATTCTGGTCACAGCTATTTTTGCTATTAGTGCCTACTCAGGATTAAAGAAAGGAATTAAGGTGCTATCAGATATCAACTTAGTTCTCTCGATTTTTCTGCTTCTCTTTGTTTTAATAGTAGGTCCGACGCGGTTTCTCGTTGAAACGGCAACGAACAGTGTCGGCTTATTGTTAGATAACTTCTTTCATATGAGTACATGGACAGAGCCATTCAATGCTCTTGGTCCATATGATAAAACTGGATTCCCCGAGAGTTGGACCGTCTTCTACTGGGCATGGTGGCTTGTTTACGCACCTTTTGTCGGGCTATTCGTTGCCAAGATTTCAAGAGGTCGTTCTATTAAACAAATGATCCTTGGAACCATTAGTTACGGAACCCTGGGCAGCTTATTATTCTTTGGTATCCTTGGAAATTATGGACTTCATATGCAGTTAACAGGTGAATTCGACGTCATTAACGTACTCAATGACCAGGGTGCACCAAGAGCGATAATTGAAACGATTGCTCAGCTTCCCCTATCATGGTTTATGATTCTCGTTTTTGTTGTGTTAGCGATCATCTTTCTTGCGACTACGTTTGATTCTAGCTCCTATATTCTCGCTTCCGTTGTCCAAAAAGAGGTTAAAGATGAACCCCTCCGTTGGAATCGGCTCTTCTGGGCATTTGCTCTTTGCTTAATGCCACTGGTGCTGATGTTTGTTGGGGGACTTGGAACTCTCCAAACCGCAAGTATTGTCGGTGGGTTTCCTCTTCTATTTATCATGATTATGCTAGGTTGGTCGTTTATGCGTGCTTCAACAGCCGATATTAAAGCTTCTGAACACTATGAGCCCAAGACTTTTTCATTAAACTACAAAAAGATTTTACAGACAATTCGCCGCAAGAAAAATAAGCCGCAAAAAGGACCGATTGACGCGCATTTTGAAGACGATAAAAAAGACGACTAA
- a CDS encoding sodium-dependent transporter, with the protein MSQNEQWSSRLGFILAAAGSAIGLGAIWKFPYTAGQNGGGAFFLIFILFTLILGLPLLLAEFSIGRTAQSNAVDSYKTISPESKWYRVGIMGMITSFILLSFYSVIGGWIIAYLYKAVSGELNGLSSDEYAQVFGTTISNSFISIFAQFIFIILTILVVARGVEKGIEQASKIMMPALFLLFIILVIRAVTLEGSMDGILFLLQPDFSKVTSQTILEAMGQSFFTLSVGVSVMVTYSSYLPKTQSLPRSAISIVAMNIFIVLLAGLAIFPAVFAFDLEAGAGPVLLFNVLPTVFGQLPFGMLFFIAFLVLFLFAALTSAFSMLEIIVSVISKGDLKKRKKWAWIIGLAIFVVGIPSALSYGVLSDATLFNKTIFDLADYAVSNVLLPIGALLISLFVPLKMKKSALYEELKRGSGLKKGLFETWYFLIRFVAPLLILFVMLDVLGIW; encoded by the coding sequence ATGAGTCAAAACGAACAGTGGTCATCAAGACTTGGATTTATCCTAGCTGCAGCAGGTTCTGCCATCGGTCTTGGCGCAATTTGGAAATTCCCTTATACAGCAGGACAGAACGGAGGCGGGGCTTTCTTTCTGATCTTCATCCTATTCACCTTAATTCTCGGTCTCCCTCTTTTGCTTGCAGAGTTCTCTATTGGACGAACAGCTCAAAGTAATGCGGTAGATTCTTATAAAACCATTTCTCCTGAATCAAAATGGTATCGCGTAGGGATTATGGGCATGATTACTTCATTCATCTTGTTATCCTTTTACAGTGTTATTGGGGGCTGGATTATTGCCTACCTGTATAAAGCTGTGTCAGGAGAGTTAAATGGACTATCTTCAGACGAATACGCTCAGGTTTTTGGAACGACCATTTCAAATTCATTTATTAGCATATTCGCACAATTTATTTTTATTATTTTAACGATCCTTGTTGTAGCAAGAGGTGTTGAAAAAGGAATTGAACAAGCAAGTAAAATTATGATGCCTGCATTATTTCTTCTCTTTATTATTCTTGTCATTCGTGCGGTAACATTAGAAGGTTCGATGGACGGGATCTTATTCTTGCTTCAACCCGATTTCTCAAAAGTCACATCACAAACCATACTTGAAGCAATGGGTCAATCTTTCTTTACATTAAGTGTTGGTGTATCCGTTATGGTTACTTACAGTTCTTACTTACCAAAGACGCAGAGCTTACCACGCTCAGCGATCTCGATTGTCGCAATGAATATTTTCATTGTATTGCTTGCTGGTCTTGCGATCTTTCCTGCTGTATTTGCTTTCGATCTTGAAGCAGGCGCTGGTCCCGTTCTATTGTTCAATGTCCTTCCGACAGTCTTTGGGCAATTACCGTTCGGCATGCTCTTTTTCATTGCATTCTTAGTTCTTTTCTTATTTGCGGCATTAACCTCCGCCTTCTCTATGCTTGAAATCATTGTATCGGTGATATCAAAAGGCGATCTTAAGAAACGAAAAAAATGGGCATGGATTATCGGACTTGCGATCTTTGTTGTTGGAATTCCCTCTGCCCTATCATACGGCGTTTTAAGCGACGCGACATTATTTAATAAAACGATTTTTGATTTAGCTGATTATGCAGTAAGTAACGTTTTGTTACCAATAGGAGCTTTGTTAATTTCACTATTTGTTCCATTAAAAATGAAGAAATCAGCACTCTATGAGGAATTAAAACGTGGAAGTGGCTTAAAAAAAGGATTGTTTGAAACGTGGTATTTTCTTATTCGCTTCGTTGCACCTCTTCTTATTTTGTTCGTCATGTTAGATGTCCTTGGTATCTGGTAG
- a CDS encoding peptidoglycan D,D-transpeptidase FtsI family protein — MIKEKMKKTHVPFRLNILFLFVFLLFSVLILRLGVIQIVQGEDFERISEQTENVTAKSSAPRGKMYDRYGRVLVDNEPTFTLTYIRNQNTKQQERLDVARKLAAYIEIDTDKVTERDLKDFWIITRPEKAKEKLSEEEWNDLDSKKAYQLQIDRIKEEDLKEITSNQEELKIAAIKRQMDTGYALSSQAIKKGLTREEIAKVSENLEELPGVDISPDAERVYPYDETMETMFGNLGQIPKESLDAYTMKGYDNNDLVGISYLEKQYEDLLRGQKAMKKYVTDKSGKPIGEPEVTPGKRGNDLVLTVDIDLQQKLESILEEELRKARARGNPYADRAYAIGMDPETGEVLAFGGTKYSSKENEYIEYSYGTLSESYEMGSAVKGASVLTGYETGVISHGTTLFDTPISIPSTPKKASYANLGWVNDVEALERSSNVYMYRIAMMIAGFDYVPDTSGIPWNRDGYNAVRYHFNQFGLGNKTGIDMPIETTGINGGIQQIGNLMDLMIGQFDTYTPLQMAQYISTIANDGKRIQPHFLKEVHEASNVDGLSNIIVDQFDTNVMNRIQMSQSDINRVQNGLWRVTNATNGTATKYFKGVDFTHAGKTGTAQVSFGNDNQVKGFNLTFVGYAPYEDPEIALAVVVPSLSSDRNESVNKDIARRLFEAYFDLKDEPKPASPGEEEDAE; from the coding sequence ATGATTAAAGAAAAAATGAAGAAAACACATGTGCCATTTCGGCTGAATATCTTATTTCTTTTTGTTTTTTTATTGTTTTCTGTTTTAATCTTACGACTTGGTGTGATCCAAATTGTGCAAGGGGAAGATTTTGAGCGAATTTCAGAGCAAACAGAAAATGTGACAGCGAAATCATCAGCACCAAGAGGGAAGATGTATGATCGATATGGAAGAGTACTTGTTGATAACGAACCAACGTTTACATTAACGTATATCCGAAATCAGAACACGAAACAGCAGGAAAGACTTGATGTAGCTCGTAAGTTAGCAGCATACATAGAAATAGATACAGATAAAGTGACTGAACGAGATTTAAAGGATTTTTGGATTATCACGAGACCAGAAAAGGCAAAGGAGAAGTTATCGGAAGAAGAATGGAATGATCTTGATTCTAAAAAAGCATATCAATTGCAAATTGATCGGATTAAAGAAGAAGATCTTAAAGAAATAACGAGTAATCAAGAGGAACTAAAAATAGCGGCAATTAAAAGACAAATGGATACTGGGTATGCGCTTTCTTCTCAGGCTATTAAAAAAGGATTAACGAGAGAAGAAATCGCAAAAGTGAGCGAGAACCTAGAAGAGCTTCCTGGAGTTGATATCTCACCAGATGCCGAACGTGTCTATCCATACGATGAAACGATGGAGACGATGTTTGGTAATCTAGGACAAATCCCTAAAGAATCTTTAGATGCTTATACAATGAAAGGCTACGACAATAATGATCTTGTAGGCATCAGCTATCTTGAGAAGCAGTATGAGGATTTATTAAGAGGGCAGAAAGCGATGAAGAAGTACGTAACGGATAAATCGGGCAAACCAATAGGTGAACCTGAGGTGACTCCAGGAAAAAGAGGGAATGATCTCGTTCTTACAGTAGATATAGATCTTCAGCAGAAGCTTGAATCGATTCTTGAAGAGGAATTAAGAAAAGCTAGAGCTCGTGGGAACCCATACGCTGATCGTGCGTATGCGATTGGAATGGATCCAGAAACGGGTGAGGTATTAGCATTTGGTGGAACAAAATATAGCTCGAAAGAAAATGAGTATATCGAGTATTCCTATGGGACCCTTTCAGAATCATATGAAATGGGATCAGCGGTGAAAGGGGCGTCCGTCCTAACGGGTTATGAAACGGGTGTGATTAGCCATGGAACAACTCTGTTCGATACTCCAATATCTATTCCTTCTACTCCAAAGAAAGCTTCATATGCAAACTTAGGGTGGGTAAATGATGTGGAAGCATTAGAAAGATCCTCCAACGTGTATATGTACCGAATCGCTATGATGATAGCAGGGTTTGATTATGTTCCAGACACAAGCGGGATTCCCTGGAATCGAGATGGCTATAATGCTGTTCGTTATCACTTCAATCAATTTGGATTAGGCAATAAGACGGGAATTGATATGCCAATTGAAACAACAGGAATCAATGGAGGCATTCAGCAAATTGGTAACTTAATGGATTTAATGATTGGTCAGTTTGATACGTATACCCCCTTGCAGATGGCTCAGTATATTTCAACGATTGCGAACGACGGGAAAAGAATTCAACCACACTTTTTAAAAGAAGTTCATGAAGCTTCAAATGTCGATGGGTTATCGAATATTATCGTGGATCAGTTCGATACAAACGTAATGAATCGTATTCAAATGAGTCAAAGTGATATAAATCGAGTGCAAAATGGTTTATGGCGAGTGACGAATGCTACCAATGGTACAGCGACAAAGTATTTTAAGGGAGTAGATTTCACTCATGCGGGTAAAACAGGGACTGCTCAGGTGTCATTCGGTAATGATAATCAGGTTAAGGGGTTTAATTTAACCTTTGTTGGCTATGCTCCTTATGAGGACCCTGAAATTGCCTTAGCCGTTGTAGTCCCTAGCTTAAGTAGTGATCGAAATGAATCAGTAAATAAAGACATAGCTAGACGATTATTTGAAGCTTATTTTGATCTTAAAGACGAACCAAAACCAGCTTCTCCTGGTGAAGAGGAAGATGCTGAATAA
- the cls gene encoding cardiolipin synthase — translation MHIISILLGILFVLNLGFAALVIFLERKDAGATWAWLMVLLFIPLLGFVMYLVFGQNLSRRRLFDWDNIKKVGIEDLIEEQVSEIKSGIYPFRHEEIARHKDLIYMHLVNDDAVLTQDNAISVFTDGEEKFNALIEDIGRASDHIHFQYYIFQKDDLGRKLVEKLTQKAQEGVKVRVLYDEMGSRKTRKRFFRDLIAAGGEVEVFFPSRIPYVNTRLNYRNHRKLVIIDGKLGYVGGFNVGDEYLGLNPKFGYWRDTHLRIEGSATLAMQTRFLLDWNHAARNKVGYESCYFPIIESIGKAGVQVVSSGPDSEWEQIKNGYIKLITSAKRTIFIQTPYFIPDASLLDALRIAALSGVDVRLMIPNKPDHLFVYWATYSYVGELLKAGARIYIYQNGFIHAKTIAVDSEISSVGTANIDVRSFRLNFEVNAFIYDEEISKKLENIFINDMKKSEELTEVGYLERSLWIRFKESISRLLSPIL, via the coding sequence ATGCACATTATATCGATTTTATTAGGAATATTATTCGTTCTTAATCTTGGTTTTGCTGCGCTCGTTATTTTCCTGGAACGAAAGGATGCTGGGGCCACGTGGGCCTGGCTAATGGTCCTTCTTTTTATTCCTCTACTTGGTTTTGTGATGTATTTAGTTTTTGGACAAAACCTTAGTCGAAGAAGATTATTTGATTGGGATAATATTAAAAAAGTAGGAATCGAGGATTTAATTGAGGAACAAGTTAGTGAGATCAAAAGCGGGATTTATCCATTTAGACATGAAGAAATTGCCAGACATAAAGATCTTATTTATATGCATCTTGTAAATGATGACGCAGTACTTACTCAGGATAATGCAATAAGCGTTTTTACAGATGGAGAAGAAAAATTTAACGCCCTAATTGAGGATATTGGCCGTGCGAGTGATCATATTCACTTTCAATACTATATTTTTCAAAAAGATGATCTTGGTAGGAAACTGGTAGAAAAGTTGACTCAAAAGGCACAAGAAGGTGTGAAGGTACGTGTTCTTTATGATGAAATGGGTTCAAGAAAAACAAGGAAGCGATTCTTCCGAGATTTAATTGCAGCGGGAGGAGAAGTGGAGGTGTTTTTCCCTTCTCGAATTCCATATGTCAATACTCGCTTGAATTACCGAAATCACCGCAAGCTCGTTATTATTGATGGGAAACTTGGCTATGTTGGTGGGTTTAATGTTGGTGATGAGTACTTAGGTTTAAATCCGAAGTTTGGGTATTGGCGTGATACACATCTACGAATAGAAGGAAGTGCAACGCTCGCTATGCAAACAAGGTTCCTCTTAGATTGGAATCATGCTGCTCGGAACAAAGTAGGTTATGAATCTTGTTACTTTCCTATTATCGAATCGATTGGAAAAGCAGGTGTGCAGGTCGTCAGTAGTGGACCAGATTCAGAATGGGAACAAATTAAAAATGGGTACATTAAACTTATTACATCAGCAAAACGCACCATATTCATTCAAACCCCTTACTTTATACCAGATGCAAGTCTGTTAGATGCTTTACGTATAGCGGCTCTTAGCGGGGTTGATGTGAGGTTAATGATTCCCAACAAACCTGACCATTTGTTTGTATACTGGGCAACCTATTCTTATGTGGGAGAATTACTGAAAGCGGGAGCTAGAATTTACATTTACCAGAACGGGTTTATTCACGCTAAAACCATTGCGGTTGATAGCGAAATATCTTCAGTAGGAACAGCAAATATTGATGTTCGTAGCTTTCGACTTAATTTCGAAGTAAATGCCTTTATCTATGATGAGGAAATCTCAAAGAAACTGGAGAATATTTTCATTAACGATATGAAGAAGAGTGAGGAACTAACAGAAGTGGGATATCTTGAACGCTCGCTTTGGATACGTTTTAAAGAATCAATTTCACGCTTGCTTTCTCCAATACTATAA
- a CDS encoding FMN-dependent NADH-azoreductase has translation MAKVLYITAHPHDDTQSYSMAVGKAFIETYKQENENDEVVHIDLYSEHIPQIDADVFSGWGKLQSGKGFEELSASEQEKVQRLNELSEEFIEADKYVFVTPLWNFSFPPVMKAYFDSVSVAGKAFKYTENGPVGLLTDKKAIHIQARGGVYSVGPAAEMEMGHRYFTTMMQFYGVPEYEGLFVEGHNAMPDKAEEIKQDAIARAKDTAHTF, from the coding sequence ATGGCAAAAGTTTTATACATCACTGCTCATCCACACGATGATACTCAATCTTATAGCATGGCAGTAGGTAAAGCATTTATAGAGACGTATAAGCAAGAAAATGAAAACGATGAGGTTGTTCATATAGATCTTTATAGTGAGCATATTCCTCAAATCGATGCTGATGTGTTCAGCGGCTGGGGAAAATTGCAGTCTGGAAAAGGGTTTGAAGAACTATCAGCAAGTGAGCAAGAAAAAGTACAGCGTCTTAATGAATTAAGTGAAGAATTTATTGAAGCAGATAAATATGTATTCGTTACTCCACTCTGGAATTTCTCTTTCCCTCCAGTAATGAAAGCCTATTTTGACTCTGTATCTGTGGCTGGTAAAGCCTTTAAATATACTGAAAATGGCCCTGTAGGTCTTTTAACAGATAAAAAAGCCATTCATATCCAGGCACGTGGTGGCGTGTATTCTGTAGGTCCCGCTGCTGAAATGGAAATGGGCCATCGTTACTTCACAACGATGATGCAATTCTACGGTGTTCCAGAATACGAAGGACTCTTTGTAGAAGGTCATAATGCTATGCCAGATAAAGCAGAAGAAATTAAACAGGATGCTATTGCTCGTGCAAAAGACACTGCACATACATTCTAA
- a CDS encoding heavy-metal-associated domain-containing protein, whose product MEKTTLKIKGMTGENCMVIVRTALLELNGVLAVEVHLKEGNAKVTYDKNEVSSSDIQKVVEKQGYEVEV is encoded by the coding sequence GTGGAAAAAACAACTTTGAAGATTAAAGGAATGACTGGAGAAAATTGTATGGTGATCGTTCGGACTGCTTTACTAGAATTGAATGGAGTTTTGGCTGTAGAAGTTCATCTCAAGGAAGGAAATGCTAAAGTAACTTATGATAAAAATGAAGTGTCTTCCTCAGATATACAGAAAGTAGTGGAAAAGCAGGGGTATGAAGTGGAGGTATAA
- a CDS encoding DoxX family protein — protein sequence MKKTIRMIALVLFAFFFIFAGFAHFLQGEGFAAMVPDWVPFKLGLIYLTGIIEVVLAILLLVPSTRKQARLWTVIYLIAIFPANIYAAIAGVPAPGQDEANQVLLWVRLLFQPLLIWWVFWAAAQKDS from the coding sequence ATGAAAAAAACGATTCGGATGATAGCGCTCGTCTTATTTGCTTTCTTCTTTATTTTTGCAGGATTTGCTCATTTTCTTCAGGGTGAAGGTTTTGCCGCAATGGTACCCGATTGGGTTCCGTTCAAACTCGGCCTCATTTATTTAACTGGAATCATAGAGGTCGTATTAGCGATTCTTCTACTTGTTCCTTCCACACGAAAACAGGCTAGATTGTGGACGGTCATATATTTAATCGCCATTTTTCCAGCAAATATTTATGCAGCAATTGCTGGCGTACCTGCTCCAGGGCAAGATGAAGCAAATCAAGTATTATTATGGGTGAGATTACTTTTCCAACCATTATTGATCTGGTGGGTATTCTGGGCCGCAGCTCAAAAAGACAGTTAG